The sequence GGTTCGAGATTTAAAACTTAATTCACAGGCAATGAGTGAATTTCTAATTGAATTTGAAAAAGCCAGTGAATCCATAAAAAAGGAATTTGATCTTCCTATAAACAATGCCAAGATAACATATGATCGATTAAACAGAAATCTCAACATTACAGGAGAGAATTACAGAATCAGTCTCAGTCATTCATCAAGCGGCTTTCAATCTCTGGTTCCCCTGTTTATCGTGACTCACCATCTATCCCAGTCAATATTGGATCAAAAAGAACAGCCCATGTCACCAGATGCAATGAATAAGTTTAAAAGGGAAATGGAATTGATCTGGAGTAATTAAAGTTTAACCGTTGAACAGCAGAGAATCGCTATTTCATCGATTGCAGGCAGATTCAATAAATCAGCGTTTATAAATATAGTTGAGGAACCGGAACAAAATTTATCACCAGGATCGCAATGGGATTTACTGAAAAAATCTTTATTGAAAGAGAATTCACGTAAAGATAAAAATCAATTAATCATGACAACTCATAGTCCCTATATTCTTTCCTATATGAATTTGGCTTTACAGGCTAGTAGTCTTTGGGAGCGCATTGATAATAAAGATCTTGAATATACTTTGACCTCAATCATACCTAAAAATATTTCTGTTAAAGTATCAAATCTGAATGTTTATGAGTGTAATGAAACAGACGGCAGTATTAAGAAGCTCGAGCCTTATGAGGGGATTCTGCCTGATGATAATTATTTGAATAAGGGGCTTCGGGAAGGAAATGATTTATTTGATGCTCTTCTTGATATAGAAGATCAATTATGAGCCTTAATTTCTTTAAAACAGACTGTCAGGAAACGGCAAGAAAAGACCATGAATTCGGAATCTGTGATCCTCAGGACAGTACCAAGGCTTATACCTCTACAACTGACCCAAAAGATTTGATTGCAATAGTCAAAAATGAGAGTAAAAAGGAATTGGTGTTCACAGCAATAGATAAATGTGTCTTGTCTGATACTTAACTCGAAAATCGTGGACGTTGTGATGGTATGTTAACTT is a genomic window of Oceanispirochaeta sp. M1 containing:
- a CDS encoding AAA family ATPase → MVEEPEQNLSPGSQWDLLKKSLLKENSRKDKNQLIMTTHSPYILSYMNLALQASSLWERIDNKDLEYTLTSIIPKNISVKVSNLNVYECNETDGSIKKLEPYEGILPDDNYLNKGLREGNDLFDALLDIEDQL